The following are encoded together in the Bactrocera neohumeralis isolate Rockhampton chromosome 6, APGP_CSIRO_Bneo_wtdbg2-racon-allhic-juicebox.fasta_v2, whole genome shotgun sequence genome:
- the LOC126761365 gene encoding AFG3-like protein 2, with translation MAHRLIQSAKAMERCLRRSYVTNNLNLRASNRNVLGSPEFFQTPLIQFLLEQVQHFCKKPPKGFEKYFEEGKSVDKKSSDGEASKSKESKSSVGKETSSNTSTTNKSDWSFGMFTNSSKGSQGNRGTGGGPGRPIGEGSGGDREKWIIFGAVSAVALLASIAFFEMGYKEISWKEFVNNYLNKGLVEKLEVVNKKWVRVRILPGNSQDSSGVLWFNIGSVDSFERNLESAQTDLGIEPLNYVPVIYRTEVEASALTGLLPTLLIIGFLVYMMRRSADMMGGGRGRKGGGLFGGVMQSTAKLINSNEIGVRFKDVAGCEEAKIEIMEFVNFLKNPQQYIDLGAKIPKGAMLTGPPGTGKTLLAKATAGEANVPFISVSGSEFLEMFVGVGPSRVRDMFSMARKHAPCILFIDEIDAVGRKRGGKSFGGHSEQENTLNQLLVEMDGFNTTTNVVVLAATNRVDILDKALMRPGRFDRQIFVPAPDIKGRANIFKVHLGPLKTDLDKQDLARKMAALTPGFTGADIANVCNEAALIAARDSLDAIMMKNFEQAIERVIAGMEKKTNVLAPEEKKTVAHHEAGHAVAGWFLEYADPLLKVSIIPRGKGLGYAQYLPKDQYLLSQEQLFDRMCMTLGGRVAEELFFNRITTGAQDDLKKITDSAYAQIVRFGMNEKVGQVSFDAGQQGDAVFTKPYSEETAQLIDSEVRVLIHKAHQRTTELLTKHKEDVRRVAERLLKNEILSRDDMIELLGPRPFKEKSTYEEFVEGTGSFEEDTSLPKGLQNWNKEKDEESKDTPPPKPVPTP, from the exons ATGGCGCATAGATTGATTCAATCTGCGAAAGCGATGGAACGGTGCCTTCGTAGAAGTTATGTTaccaacaatttaaatttgagaGCTTCTAATCGAAATGTGTTGGGATCACCTGAGTTTTTTCAAACACCATTAATACAATTCTTGTTGGAGCAAGTGCAACACTTTTGTAAAAAGCCGCCAAAAGGATTTGAAAAATACTTTGAAGAAGGCAAATCAGTAGACAAGAAAAGTTCCGATGGTGAAGCATCGAAATCGAAAGAAAGCAAATCATCAGTTGGTAAAGAAACTAGCTCCAATACATCTACAACAAATAAAAGTGATTGGAGTTTTGGTATGTTTACAAATAGTTCAAAAGGGTCACAGGGAAATCGTGGAACTGGTGGTGGCCCTGGTCGACCGATAGGAGAAGGTTCTGGAGGTGATCGAGAGAAATGGATAATTTTTGGAGCTGTAAGCGCGGTCGCATTGCTGGcgtcaatagccttttttgaaatGGGTTATAAAGAAATCTCATGGAAAGAATTTgttaataa CTATCTAAATAAGGGTCTGGTGGAAAAATTGGAGGTGGTCAACAAGAAGTGGGTTCGTGTGCGTATACTTCCAGGAAATTCACAAGATTCTAGTGGTGTGCTTTGGTTTAACATCGGCAGTGTAGACTCTTTTGAACGTAATTTAGAATCTGCACAGACCGACCTTGGTATTGAACCACTTAATTACGTTCCTGTCATATACCGCACGGAAGTAGAAGCGTCAGCCCTAACGGGCCTTTTGCCAACACTCCTAATAATAGGATTTTTGGTGTATATGATGCGTCGCTCAGCTGATATGATGGGTGGTGGTCGTGGAAGAAAAGGCGGTGGATTATTCGGCGGCGTAATGCAGTCCACAGCGAAACTTATTAATTCAAACGAAATTGGCGTACGCTTTAa GGATGTTGCGGGTTGTGAGGAAGCCAAAATCGAAATTATGGAATTTGTGAACTTCTTAAAAAATCCTCAACAATATATTGATCTCGGCGCAAAAATTCCAAAAGGTGCTATGCTCACAGGTCCACCTGGTACAGGAAAAACATTATTAGCAAAGGCAACCGCTGGTGAAGCAAATGTTCCTTTTATAAGCGTATCCGGTTCCGAGTTTTTGGAAATGTTTGTTGGTGTAGGTCCGTCACGTGTTCGAGATATGTTTTCCATGGCTAGAAAGCATGCACCatgtattttgtttattgatgAAATTGATGCGGTTGGACGCAAACGTGGTGGTAAATCTTTTGGTGGACATTCTGAACAAGAGAACACATTAAATCAATTGTTGGTTGAAATGGACGGCTTCAATACGACTACTAATGTTGTTGTGTTAGCTGCAACTAATCGTGTTGATATATTAGACAAAGCGCTCATGCGTCCAGGAAGATTCGATCGTCAGATTTTTGTTCCAGCACCTGACATTAAAGGACGTGCCAACATTTTTAAG gTACATCTGGGTCCTCTAAAGACTGATTTGGATAAGCAAGATCTTGCTCGTAAAATGGCAGCATTGACACCTGGCTTCACCGGCGCTGACATTGCAAATGTATGCAATGAAGCTGCTCTTATAGCTGCGCGCGATTCCTTGGATGCAATTATGATGAAAAATTTCGAACAAGCGATCGAGCGAGTGATAGCTGGTATGGAGAAAAAGACAAATGTTTTAGCTCCAGAAGAAAAGAAGACAGTAGCGCATCACGAAGCGGGACACGCGGTTGCGGGTTGGTTTTTGGAGTATGCAGATCCACTGTTAAAAGTTTCAATTATACCACGCGGAAAGGGTCTTGGTTATGCCCAGTACTTGCCTAAAGATCAGTACTTACTATCACAGGAACAACTTTTTGATCGAATGTGCATGACACTGGGTGGACGTGTTGCGGAGGAGTTATTCTTTAATCGCATTACAACTGGAGCACAGGACGACTTGAAAAAGATAACGGATAGTGCTTATGCCCAAATTGTTCGTTTCGGCATGAACGAGAAGGTTGGTCAAGTGAGCTTTGACGCGGGTCAGCAAGGTGATGCTGTTTTCACTAAGCCCTATTCGGAAGAAACGGCGCAATTGATTGATAGTGAAGTCCGCGTTCTTATTCATAAAGCTCATCAACGCACTACAGAATTGCTCACTAAACATAAAGAAGATGTCCGCCGTGTAGCTGAGCGCCTTTTAAAGAATGAAATCTTAAGTCGCGATGATATGATCGAATTGCTGGGTCCACGACCATTCAAAGAAAAGTCTACATACGAAGAATTCGTCGAAGGTACAGGTTCTTTCGAAGAAGACACATCATTGCCAAAGGGCTTGCAAAATTGGAATAAAGAAAAAGATGAGGAGAGCAAAGACACACCACCACCGAAACCTGTTCCAACGCCCTAA